The following are encoded together in the Actinomycetota bacterium genome:
- the ybeY gene encoding rRNA maturation RNase YbeY, producing MRIEVRDEAGLGERAVEELRRACRRALRAEGARRDAVLSIALLAEEEMAALNRRYTGREGATDVLAFPMREESGEGFILGDIAICPAAVDAWREEYGVESGEALAFVAVHGVLHLLGYEDGDEEGAGRMDRRQREILRLAGGAG from the coding sequence TTGAGGATCGAGGTCAGGGACGAGGCCGGGCTGGGGGAGAGGGCGGTCGAGGAGTTGAGGAGAGCCTGCCGCAGGGCGCTGCGGGCGGAGGGAGCCCGGCGCGACGCCGTGCTCTCCATCGCCCTGCTGGCCGAGGAGGAGATGGCGGCGCTCAACCGCCGCTACACAGGCAGGGAGGGCGCCACCGACGTGCTCGCCTTCCCCATGCGCGAGGAGAGCGGGGAGGGGTTCATCCTGGGCGACATCGCCATCTGCCCCGCGGCGGTGGACGCCTGGCGAGAGGAATACGGCGTGGAGAGCGGGGAGGCGCTGGCCTTCGTGGCGGTGCACGGTGTGCTTCATCTGCTGGGATACGAGGACGGAGACGAGGAGGGTGCCGGACGCATGGACAGGAGGCAGCGGGAGATCCTGCGCCTCGCCGGAGGGGCAGGATGA
- a CDS encoding HDIG domain-containing protein: MGALWRRVGKRQPLLISLLLLCVVVSVLVLEYVPRSFRFEVGKPSTETVISPRSFEVEDAAETERARENERRRIADLFINPQAQAQALEELEGFLDLSRSVAREGGAISAQVETLRQRGGKDLGEDTLRTILSLDEEEAASFYTAVANQLASAMEKPVAPDALQEAREEIRSGKESTHLGGVASQAAAELAAALLRTNTPYSRAVIERDMEAAANGVPPVTVRFETGQRIVGKGDIITPLILEALNEVGALSPVGTYQQVLGMTLMVLFLYAMSLYFFAVFQRDIAADWRLAATVCLVFLVFFALARIFAVFADENQIWGYLVPLALVGMLSAILFDRLTSLFLVGVGSVVTALVLKGNLNLTVAAMLGGMAGMMLVRGVRTREDLMRAAAEVSLATAAAAMITSAMTRELRVLPLAGLAGLGNGVLSGLLVLGSIPVLERLSGMVTPMHLLELASPDQPLMKELISKAPGTYSHSVVVGNLAAAAAQEIGADALLARVGAYYHDIGKIKRSAFFVENQPRGFNGHDRIKPNLSALVISSHVREGVELARKHRLPREIIDIIRQHHGTTLIRYFYARALEEGTEGVSESRFRYPGERPRSKEAALVMLADAVEASAKALGKPSAVKLEQAARDIIEERLRDGQLAESNLTLGDLERIALAFTRILSGMYHERVEYPVLVKREGAF, from the coding sequence TTGGGGGCCCTGTGGCGGCGGGTCGGGAAGAGGCAGCCCCTCCTCATCTCCCTGCTCCTCCTGTGCGTGGTCGTTTCCGTGCTCGTTCTGGAATATGTGCCGCGCTCCTTCCGCTTCGAGGTGGGGAAGCCGAGCACGGAGACGGTCATCTCCCCGCGCAGCTTCGAGGTGGAGGACGCAGCGGAGACGGAACGTGCGCGCGAGAACGAGAGGCGAAGGATAGCGGACCTCTTCATCAACCCCCAGGCACAGGCGCAGGCATTGGAGGAGCTGGAGGGATTTCTCGATCTCTCGCGGAGCGTGGCCCGGGAGGGGGGAGCCATCTCCGCGCAGGTGGAAACCCTGCGCCAGCGGGGAGGCAAAGACCTGGGCGAGGACACCCTGAGGACCATCCTCTCCCTTGACGAGGAGGAGGCGGCATCATTCTACACCGCGGTGGCCAACCAGCTCGCCTCGGCCATGGAGAAGCCCGTGGCCCCCGATGCGCTGCAGGAAGCGCGTGAGGAGATACGGTCGGGAAAGGAGTCCACCCATCTTGGCGGGGTTGCCTCACAGGCGGCGGCGGAGCTGGCCGCGGCGCTGCTGAGGACCAACACCCCGTATTCCCGCGCGGTGATAGAAAGGGACATGGAGGCGGCGGCGAACGGCGTGCCCCCGGTGACGGTGCGTTTCGAGACCGGCCAGCGCATCGTGGGCAAGGGAGACATCATCACCCCCCTCATCCTCGAGGCCCTCAACGAGGTGGGAGCGCTTTCGCCCGTGGGCACCTATCAGCAGGTGCTGGGAATGACCCTGATGGTCCTCTTTCTCTATGCCATGTCGTTGTACTTCTTCGCGGTGTTCCAGCGGGATATCGCCGCCGACTGGCGCCTCGCCGCCACCGTATGCCTGGTCTTTCTGGTCTTCTTCGCGCTGGCGCGCATCTTCGCCGTGTTCGCGGACGAGAACCAGATATGGGGCTACCTCGTCCCCCTGGCCCTGGTGGGCATGCTGTCGGCCATCCTCTTCGACCGCCTCACTTCCCTCTTCCTGGTCGGAGTGGGGAGCGTGGTCACCGCCCTGGTGCTGAAGGGAAACCTGAACCTCACCGTGGCGGCCATGCTAGGGGGGATGGCGGGGATGATGCTGGTGCGCGGGGTGCGCACGCGTGAGGACCTCATGCGCGCCGCGGCGGAGGTCTCGCTGGCGACGGCCGCGGCGGCCATGATCACCTCCGCCATGACCAGGGAGCTGCGCGTGCTGCCCCTGGCAGGGCTGGCGGGATTGGGGAACGGGGTGCTCTCCGGGCTCTTGGTCCTGGGATCCATCCCGGTGCTGGAGCGGTTATCGGGGATGGTCACCCCCATGCACCTCCTGGAGCTGGCCTCACCGGACCAGCCCCTCATGAAGGAGCTCATCTCCAAGGCGCCGGGAACCTACAGCCACAGCGTGGTGGTGGGCAACCTGGCGGCGGCGGCGGCCCAGGAGATCGGAGCCGATGCCCTGCTCGCGAGGGTGGGTGCTTATTATCACGACATCGGAAAGATAAAGCGCTCCGCCTTCTTCGTCGAAAACCAGCCCCGCGGCTTCAACGGCCATGATCGCATCAAACCCAACCTCAGCGCCCTGGTCATCTCCTCTCACGTCCGGGAAGGGGTGGAGCTGGCCAGGAAGCACAGGCTTCCCCGCGAGATAATCGACATCATCAGGCAGCATCACGGCACCACCCTCATCCGTTATTTCTATGCGCGGGCCCTTGAGGAGGGGACGGAGGGGGTGAGCGAGAGCAGGTTCCGCTATCCCGGTGAGCGGCCGCGCAGCAAGGAGGCGGCGCTGGTGATGCTCGCGGACGCGGTTGAGGCTTCGGCCAAGGCGCTGGGCAAGCCGAGCGCCGTCAAGCTGGAACAGGCCGCCAGGGACATCATAGAGGAGAGGCTGCGGGACGGGCAGCTGGCGGAATCCAACCTCACCCTGGGCGACCTGGAGCGGATAGCCCTGGCCTTCACCCGCATCCTTTCCGGAATGTACCATGAGCGCGTGGAATACCCGGTGCTCGTAAAGAGGGAGGGCGCTTTTTGA